TCAGATGTTACAGAAATTTGGCATtgtgaatttttatctttttctttttgagagcgTCATTCAGGTATACTTGATAGACAGTAAAATGTGCTTTGTTTCAGTGTTCAGTTAGACAAGATTTAGCGTGTGTTCGCCTGTCAAACCATTACCACAGGTGAGGTAGTGAACATATCCGTCACCCGAAGTTTCCATTGTGTGCGTcgctccttcctgcctgccccatGCCGGGCCAGCACCACCAGCTCTCTGTGCTGCAGCCCCACTCTCAGTGAACTCGAATTTCGTACAGACGGGTCCTCCGGTATGTACACCCTTGGTCTAGCTTTCTTCACTCAGCAAAATTATTCTGAGAAACATGGAtattgtgtgtgtctgtatatgttTTAGGTTTTCAGAATTAACTCTAGTCTTGAGTTCTTAGATGGGAAACACTACTTCTTTGAAAACCATTGCCTTGTTTTTAGTTTGGTTGAGAAATCCCTTGAATGAGGGCCTTCATGCAAATCTTGGCGCGTTGCTGCGCTGTGTGGCCCTGGTGAAGGCAGCCCTGCTGACTCCTGCTTGGGTAAAGAGCCTCTTCCTCTTTAGTGAGAGCTTCAGGCTCCTGACAGGTGTGTCATGTTCCGTATCTTGTTAGTGCTGGAGTGCTTCGCAGCTGGAGAGTGAGTATTGGATGTTGTCTTGTGTTTGCTTGAAAGGGGTCATATGTCCAGTGGTCATCCATAAttacttattttcctttccagATCCTTTCCGGGAGCTTTCCGGGAGTTCAGTTATGGGCGTGAGAGGTTTGCAGGGGTTTGTGGGCAGTACCTGCCCACACATCTGTACAGTGGTGGATTTCCGAGAGCTGGCAGAACGCCACCGAAGCGAGCACCCTGGGAGCACTCCTACCATCGTGGTCGACGCCATGTGTTGTCTCAGATACTGGTATACTCCCGAGTCTTGGATCTGCGGTGGCCAGTGGCGGGAATACTTTTCTGCTTTGCGGGATTTTGTTAAGACTTTCACAACTGTTGGCATCAAGCTGGTGTTCTTCTTTGACGGCATGGtggagcaggagaagagagatgaGTGGGTGAAACGGAGACTCAAGAACAATAAGGAGATCTCCAGGATCTTCCAGTATATCAAGTCACACAGGGAGCAGCCCGGCAGAAATATGTTCTTCATCCCGTCGGGGCTGGCCATCTTCACACGATTCGCTCTGAAGACCCTGGGTCAGGAAACCCTGTGTTCCGTACAGGAGGCTGATTATGAGGTGGCCTCTTATGGCCTCCAGAATAACTGTCTTGGGATTCTTGGAGAAGATACTGACTACTTAATTTATGATACTTGTCCCTACTTTTCAATTGGTGACCTCTGCCTGGAGAGTCTTAGTACTGTCATGCTTTGTAGAGAGAAGCTCTGTGAGAGTCTGGCTATCAGCCTAGCAGACCTTCCTCTTCTGGCCTGCCTACTTGGCAATGACATAATCCCAGAGGGCATGTTTGAGAGCTTTCGGTACAAATGCTTGTCTTCGTACACTTCTCTCAAGGAGAACTTTGACAAAAAGGGTAACGTTATTTTAGCTGTAGCAGACCATATCTCTAAAGTTCTTCACTTGCATCAGGGTGAGAAAAAGCTGGAAGAGATGTTACCTTTGGGACCAAACAAAGCTCTCTTTTATAAGGGTGTGGCATCCTATCTTTTGCCAGGACAGAAATCTCCATGGTTTTTCCAAAAACCCAAGGGTTTAATAACTTTACCCAAGCAGGTGGTATTCATGAGTTCAGACTCTGAACCCAAGCAAGGAGTTCCCATGTGTGCGGACCCCGAACCCAAGCAAGGAGTTCCCATGTGTGTGGACCCCGAACCCAAGCAAGGAGTTCCCATGTGTGTGGACCCTGAACCCAAGCAAGGAGTTCCCATGGGTGCGGACCCCGACCCCAAGGATGGAGTTCCCATGTGTGCGGATCCCGAACCCAAGCAAGGAGTTCCCATGTGTGCGGACCCCGAACCCAAGCAAGGAGTTCCCATGTGTGCGGACCCCGAACCCAAGCAAGGAGTTCCCATGGGTGCGGACCCCGAACCCAAGCAAGGAGTTCCCATGNNNNNNNNNNNNNNNNNNNNNNNNNNNNNNNNNNNNNNNNNNNNNNNNNNNNNNNNNNNNNNNNNNNNNNNNNNNNNNNNNNNNNNNNNNNNNNNNNNNNGTGCGGACCCCGAGCCCAAGCAAGGAGTTCCCATGTGTGCGGACCCCGAGCCCAAGCAAGGAGTTCCCATTTGTATAGATCCTGAATCTAGGCAAGGAGTTCCCATATATGCACACACTGCAATCAAGCAAAAGTTACCTCTAGGGGCAGATCCTGAATTTAAACTGGAAGCATCCATGTGTACAGACCCTGCAATTAAACAAGACCACATGTATATGGAGCCTGAAGTCAAACAAGTAACTATGGTTTCAGACCCTGAAATTTTAAAGGTACGTAGATATGCCTGTCTGAATCTGGGATGTCATGATTGAAAATATACCCGTTGACAGATTGATGGATTTgccagtgaatatttattgacttCTTGCATAGTTAAGGCACTGTGGGGGACACAGGGCAGGACCTAGCAGTGTAGTTAGTAGGTAGGACATGTGCATTGGCAGCTCACATTATAAAGTATGCTTCATATTGGTGCCTGCCTATCCTAGAAGAGAGCTCTGGGAATTGGAAGGAGAGTGATGACTGGGGTAAATACAGAGAGATGTTCCTGAAGAGGTAAGAGTGAACCAGACCTTTGTGGGAGCTGGACTAGGTAACAAATAGGTGTTGCCTTGGGGTACGAGGTAGACCAGTAGGCTGGAGTATGGGGTCTTAGGGGAGATATGGGGAGAGAGGTTGGAAAACGTGGAGTGTAGCCAGATTATGAAGACTGTTAACATGCCCCACTAGGAGTTGGGACTTAATTCTCAAAGCAACACAGAGCCCTTGAGGTTTTTATGGTGGGTTACTAGTTATTAACTACATGTGTGAGCTTCTGTGCTAGGTGGGTTACacatattatctcttttttttgttgtggttggttgtttttgttttgtttttaagattttacttatttatttgacagacagagatcacaagtaggcagagaggcaggcagagagagagggggaagcagactccccactgagcagagagccccatgtggggctcgatcccaggaccctgagatcatgacctgagccgaaggcaggggctttaacccactaagccacccaggcgcccctacacgtCATCTCATACCCACAAACCTGTGGCCCTGACAGTCTCCGTCTTCCGTCCACTTACACAGACCTGGGAATTCTCTGTCCTGGTCGTTGTAACTCTTCTCTCCTTGGAGCTAGTCAGTCAGTCTCGCCACCGGGTGTAGGCTGCTGCTTTCCTGGATGACTCAGGAATCTCTGACAACTCTTCTGTGTAGACTTTGGCCCCTTCCGATCCATTTACTGTGGTGCATGCAGAAATAAAACCCTTGATTTGGGTTCCATAACTCTTTGAAGAGTAGAAACAGTAGCCTTAAGCAAGCTATGGCCTGCCGTTACCTCGCTACGGCCACTTCTCCAGCTGGTCTGTCGTGGCCCTGCAGGTGCTTTTCTGCCCCCATGCTAGGTAATGCCTGCTAGTCTTTTTTGTCATGGCTGGGGGGGTCATTCACTCAGAGATGGCCCCTGGCCATCCGCCGCTGGGCACCTGCTGTGACATACACCTCGCTGGAACTTCATGCTTGCAACAGTGCTGTGAGGGCGGGGGtcgtgtttgtttcttttcactgTGGAGCCCCTTTGGCCTGTCCCACTGTCTTGCAGTAGCTGCTCAGGAAGCCTTGAAGGCTCTATTCCCTTTTTCTTGTACCTGCCTCTCCTTCAGTGATGCTCTCCTCCTTCCCATACAAGTCCATGGTTCTTCTGTCTTGAGAAGTCTCACCTCTTTCTCTGTTGCATGCATTGTAGCAGATAAGCTAACTTGCTAACATAAAAAATTATAGTGAGAAGTAGGATgtgatgtgtctttttttttttttaagattttatttatttatttgacagagagagatcacgagtaggcagagagacaggcagagagagagggaagcaggctccccgctgagcagagagcccgatgcggggctcgatcccaggaccctgagatcatgacctgagccgaaggcagcggccctatccagtgagccacccaggcgcccctgtgatgtGTCTGTTAAGAGAGTTATAGGTGAAAAAGTATGAAGGGGTTAAAATGATCCTACCTGGAAGCATCCTTAAGTGCTTCATAGAAGTAAAGGATGTGTAGAAGTTGGAGGGAGGGCGGGATTAGAACTCCGGGTGGAAGTGTAGTCGGACAGTAGGAAGAAGTACAGGTgggcgggggtggaggtggggaggccaGATCCCAGCGGGGAACTAGAAGTCATCTGAACAGACTCATTACTCAAAGTCGGGAAAATGAACAGAGAAGGGCTAGACCTAACTTTGCTCAAATTCATTTGGTTTTACTATGAGGTTGGCTGCAGGAATGCTGGGTTAATACCGACCATGCAGAGTGGGTTCCCCACTCGTGACCAGAAGGCACTGTCCACATCATTTCACTTAATTGTCCTGATGCTGGACGCACTTGCCTCCATTACCACGTGAGGACACGGGTGTGAAAGGGCTAACTGACACCGTCTGCAGTCACATAGCTCCTACTCGACAGAGCCCGGTCCTCTGACTGACCCGCCGTCTGACTGCCAGTCTGACCCTTCGCGAGACGACATCTGTGTTCCCTGATGACACGTGGAGGACTGAGACCGTCGCCGTCAGTCGTGTGGAGGCGGGAGCACGGAGGAGTTTGTCAGGaagcctccccctgctcctggaCTTAGGCGTCAGAGGCGGTGCGGGGTGTCGGCCTTGGAGCCCCTGTAGCAGTTGGCCTGAAGGACGGGATGGGGAAAGGCACACAGGCAGAGGAACCGCAGAGCCAAAGTAGAGCACGCAGGCTGCCTCCCTGTCTGGAAGAGGGCCAGTCTGCTGCTTGGCTGGCCCAGAGCTCCTGCGGAACAGGACCTGGCCCCTGCTGGTTCCCAACTCACACGCATTTCCCATTTGTGTATGGTGTGCAAATGTCCTCTCGGCGTGAGCTCTTCACGGACCCTGACTTCCATTCACCATCCCAACACGACCCATCCGTGACCTTTCCTCTTTTACTGGACACCCTGGTcatctcccccatctcccctAGTTTCCAGCAAAGAGAGTTCTGACAGATTGGGTGAGACCACAAAGGGCAGCATGTGTCTTATGAAAGAATTTAGGACTTGGTTTTTATACATGTTGAGGAGGTATTGGATATCTTTAAACAGGAGTGTGATGTGATCAGGGATGTGTTTTTTGAAACATTGGTTATACTTGAGAGAATGCACTGGTGTGGCTGTTGCAGAAACCAAGGTAGAACACAAAAGAGCTAGAATTAGGACAAtggcaaagggaaggaagaaacatTCAAAAGTCAGTCTTGCTGTGGAGGTAAGGGCCCTCCTGTGTTCTGAGATAGGAGTCCCCGTGACTTAAGGGTGGGGAGGAAAAGTTTGACCCAGAGGGTACCTAGGAAAGACCATCCGATGCTTTGAAAACAGGCCTCAAGTTCCATTACTGGACAGGAGACAGCCATCCAGAAGTCATCTGACTGTACGTGGTCATGGAAACCCTCCAAGGAGAGGGTTGTGTAGGATGGAGCCTTCTGAAAACATCCGCTAAGAGAGGTGGTCCGACCAGGAGGGGAATGAGGATCGCTGACCCCAGGGGAGAAACCCAAGGAGGCAGCTTTTAAGAATGAGAGCAGAAATGGCCAGGACTGCCAAGTGCTGCAGAGTAAAGTGGAAACGGGGCTAGGTGGCTGTTGGGGTTGGCAGTTAGGAGGGGTTCAAGGCCTGAGAGAGCCGTTGTCACACTGGGGCCTGGTGGAGGTCAGATGGCCAGGGTTTTAAGAGAACCTTGGAGGCAAAAGCCAGAGCTGCGGGTGCTTGCTCCTTCAGGAAGTTTGGTGGTGGAAGAGCCTCGGATGGGGAGGagagcgggaagcctgcctgcAGGGGGAGTTGGGCCGCTGTGAAGGGACCGTGTGTTGGCTGCGCTACGGCTCTCCCATTGATTGTGGGCTTCATGATGTCTTTGAAGATAATCGTGTGAAGTTTCTTCAGTTCTctttacatttttccttaaaatttgttCACAGCGGAGTCTTCTAGCCCTATCAGATAGGTGACTCCAATTCCAACATGTAAGAATTTCAACCCCACACAGTCTCCTAGAAACTCTTTGGTAGAAGGCTGTAGCGCATGGCTGTTACCCTAGGCACGTACCATGGCCAGAGACCTATGTGGTTGCCATAATGTTGGATACACTGAATTACACTGAATTAAAAATCCTATGTTAGGATTTTTAGATTAGGTGAATATGTTAAGGTTTTTCCATGTGTGGAGTGTTGTCTAGATCTATAGTTAAGGGCAGCGGTAAAAGGTACTTATTAGAAGACTCTGATCTAATTAGTGGATTAAAGTTCTAATTATAGAGAACTTACCTGAAAACCCCTGTATTCCCTCAGATTCTATACACTTGGCAAAATTGAAGATTTCTTGGTAGGGAGAATACGGTTTGTTACAACTTTCTAGATAGATTTGTTAAAATACATCtctcttgaaaatgaaaaagactcagatatggAAGAGGCAATAGGAGAATAAGTCAAGCTATTTTGCCTCAAAAGGATCGTTAAAAACACAACTATAATGTCGGTAGATTCAGTATCAGAAGGAGCACGTAGAGAAAGAAATAGCTCAGTTCCATTGACCTTCCGTTAGAGAATCAAAtaacaatcctttaaaaaatattttttaaccttaCTTACCTTAAAGTTGCAAGCTTTCTGCTATCCTGATTTCAAGACATTTCAGCAAGGAGAGAGACGTTCAGTAATGTGTGTGGCCTCGTGACAGTGGGGACGCTGGGAACCACGCGCTGTGGGCCAGGCCTCGCGTGCCGGTCTCATTAACTGTCTGCGTTGACGCATTTAACCCTGAGGATAGCTCTGTGAGGTTGGCACTTTCATTAAACCTACTTTATATCTGAAGAACGGAGGAATAGAGTAAGATTCGATTctacaaaaacaaatcaaaatgactAGAACTGCTTAAAAGTATGTATAACAAGAATACTGATTCAGAGTTTTCAACATTCCAAGTTGTCCTAACACCACATTTTAGATGCCTTCTGTGGCAGACTGTTTGGATTTGAATTTTGAGTAGTAATCTGGATAAATCACTCCTGTACTAGTGAGAATGTTcttcacaggggcgcctgggtggctcagtgggttaagcatcggactctgctcaggtcatgatctcagggtcctgggatcgagccccacaccaggctctctgctcagccgggagtctgcttcccccctccccgcctctctgcctctcttcctgcttgtgatcgctctttctgtcaaatagattaataaactctaaaaaaaaagttcacagaaaaaataaaagcggTATGTAGATTACTATAGGCCTGTGATCTTAgctcctttctttaatttttttaaagtattttatttctttatatgcaagagagtgagcacaagcaggggagaggggaagggagaaacaggctccccaccgagcaggaagccagacacagggctctcccccaggaccctgggatcatgatctgagtctaagtcagaggcttaactgactcagccccccaggcgccccttagctccttttttttttttttttaagattttatttatgtatttgacagagatcacaagtaggcagagagagaggaggaagcaggcttcctgccgagcagggaacccgatgtggggctcgatcccaggacccagggatcatgacctgagccgaaggcagaggattttaccacggagccacccaggcgccccacagcttCATTATGAGGAGAAAGTGGAATGCAGCCCTGTGTCTTGTCACCTACCTTGTGCCCACATTGCTGGTTTATAAGGCAGAAACGGGGTGTGCAGTACCTGTGTTTGCTCAGTAAGGAATTACTGAACAGCTGAGTGACTGTGGTACGGTTTGTGACCCCAGCAAAGTGCAGTTTACTCAGGGAGGTCGGACCAGATAACTACTACAGGACCCGTGTGGGCTGACCCCATTAGGCAAGGGGAGGTGAGTTGCGGTTGGGAGCAGAAGGTGGACCCGAATGAGAGAGGGGCCTATGAGGTGGGAGGGCCCTGAGAGGCGCCTTTCCTGGAGCCCAAGTGCGGATGAAGAAGGTTCGAGTATtcctgaggagcagagaaggtGCTCCCTTGGGGCTGGTTTCTGCGAGGTGGGTTGGTGTCCTGGGAAGAGGACACTGGGGCCTTGAAAGTTAGGGTGAGGGTGCTTTGAGGAGGGCAGTGACGG
The sequence above is drawn from the Mustela nigripes isolate SB6536 chromosome 5, MUSNIG.SB6536, whole genome shotgun sequence genome and encodes:
- the FAM120B gene encoding constitutive coactivator of peroxisome proliferator-activated receptor gamma isoform X1, with the protein product MGVRGLQGFVGSTCPHICTVVDFRELAERHRSEHPGSTPTIVVDAMCCLRYWYTPESWICGGQWREYFSALRDFVKTFTTVGIKLVFFFDGMVEQEKRDEWVKRRLKNNKEISRIFQYIKSHREQPGRNMFFIPSGLAIFTRFALKTLGQETLCSVQEADYEVASYGLQNNCLGILGEDTDYLIYDTCPYFSIGDLCLESLSTVMLCREKLCESLAISLADLPLLACLLGNDIIPEGMFESFRYKCLSSYTSLKENFDKKGNVILAVADHISKVLHLHQGEKKLEEMLPLGPNKALFYKGVASYLLPGQKSPWFFQKPKGLITLPKQVVFMSSDSEPKQGVPMCADPEPKQGVPMCVDPEPKQGVPMCVDPEPKQGVPMGADPDPKDGVPMCADPEPKQGVPMCADPEPKQGVPMCADPEPKQGVPMGADPEPKQGVPMXXXXXXXXXXXXXXXXXXXXXXXXXXXXXXXXXXADPEPKQGVPMCADPEPKQGVPICIDPESRQGVPIYAHTAIKQKLPLGADPEFKLEASMCTDPAIKQDHMYMEPEVKQVTMVSDPEILKVARAHHVQAESYLVYSIMSSGEIECGNTLEDALDQALPSQAFVYRPVRQRVYALLLGDGRDGASPCPTVKEWFVYSGNPLRHPDLVRPLQMNIPGGTPDLKSLWLNQELGVQGRRLDALLGCFDLSSSREELQAVENPFKALCCLLIYLFVQVDTLCLEDLHAFIAQALCLQGKSTVQLVDLQLDYIDPRAVQLGSLLVRGLTTLVLVNSACGFPWRTSDFMPWNVFDGKLFHQKYLQAEKGHSVEALVEQNRSRLTKFHALKSVVCKACVKENRRIVSRQHGRSQQPGRWGRQGSGSHRTSSGYSRAGHGQHWRDQGAGNRPYDPDHWRRYSPSSGWPN